A window of the Bacteroides thetaiotaomicron VPI-5482 genome harbors these coding sequences:
- a CDS encoding polyprenyl synthetase family protein yields the protein MDSISLIKTPIEAELEDFKALFDTPLSDSNALLDSVITHIRKRNGKMMRPILVLLVARLYGAVTPATLHAAVSLELLHTASLVHDDVVDESTERRGQLSVNAIFNNKVSVLAGDYLLATSLVHAEQTNNYEIIRLVSSLGQKLAEGELLQLSNVSNHSFSEEVYFDVIRKKTAALFAACAEAAALSVQVGEEEVAFARLLGEYIGICFQIKDDIFDYFDSKKIGKPTGNDMLEGKLTLPALYALNTTKDAWAEQIAFKVKEGTATPDEIVRLIEFTKDNGGIEYACRTIEQYKKKAFDLLAALPDSNICLALRTYLDYVVAREK from the coding sequence ATGGATAGTATCTCTCTTATCAAAACCCCGATAGAAGCGGAACTGGAGGATTTTAAGGCTCTTTTTGACACCCCTCTTTCCGATTCGAATGCATTGCTCGACAGCGTAATAACTCATATACGCAAGAGGAATGGCAAGATGATGCGTCCTATTCTTGTCTTATTGGTAGCACGCCTTTATGGGGCTGTGACTCCTGCCACCCTTCATGCGGCAGTTTCTTTGGAATTGCTTCATACAGCCAGTTTGGTGCACGACGATGTAGTCGATGAAAGTACCGAGCGTCGCGGTCAGCTTTCGGTAAATGCTATATTTAATAATAAGGTATCTGTACTGGCGGGTGATTATCTGCTGGCTACAAGCCTTGTGCACGCGGAGCAGACTAATAATTATGAGATTATCCGTCTGGTATCTTCGCTGGGGCAGAAACTAGCTGAAGGAGAGTTGCTTCAACTTTCGAATGTAAGTAATCATAGCTTTTCGGAGGAAGTTTATTTTGACGTAATACGTAAGAAAACAGCGGCTCTTTTTGCCGCTTGTGCCGAGGCGGCTGCCTTGTCAGTGCAGGTGGGTGAGGAGGAAGTCGCTTTTGCCCGTCTGTTGGGCGAATATATTGGTATCTGTTTTCAGATTAAGGATGATATTTTCGATTACTTTGATAGCAAGAAGATCGGCAAACCGACTGGTAATGATATGCTGGAAGGTAAGCTGACGCTGCCTGCCCTGTATGCATTGAATACAACGAAAGATGCGTGGGCGGAACAGATAGCGTTCAAGGTGAAGGAAGGTACGGCAACTCCTGATGAAATCGTACGTCTGATTGAGTTTACCAAAGATAATGGAGGTATTGAATATGCCTGTCGTACAATAGAACAATATAAAAAGAAGGCCTTTGATTTGCTGGCTGCCTTGCCGGATTCAAATATTTGCCTTGCCCTGCGGACTTATCTGGATTACGTGGTCGCCCGTGAGAAATAA
- the polA gene encoding DNA polymerase I — translation MESDNKLFLLDAYALIYRAYYAFIKNPRINSKGFNTSAILGFVNTLEEVLKKENPSHIGVAFDPSGPTFRHEAFEQYKAQREETPEAIRLSVPIIKDIIHAYRIPILEVAGYEADDVIGTLATEAGRQGITTYMMTPDKDYGQLVTDNVFMYRPKHTGGFEVMGIEEVKAKFDIQSPAQVIDMLGLMGDASDNIPGCPGVGEKTAQKLIAEFGSIENLLEHTDQLKGALKTKVETNKELITFSKFLATIKIDVPIQLEMDKLVREQADEDSLRQIFEELEFRTLIDRVLKKENSAGGVTMATGSKTATAKSAPSPLPLFPEEGGAIQGDLFANFTGNEAGEAKKSNLETLETLNCDYQLIDTEKKRAEIIQKLLTSKILSLDTETTGTEPMDAELVGMSFSITENQAFYVPVPDNREEALKIVNEFRPVFENENSLKVGQNIKYDMIVLENYGVQVKGALFDTMIAHYVLQPELRHGMDYLAEIYLHYQTIHIDELIGPKGKNQKNMRDLDPKDIYRYACEDADVTLKLKNVLEKELKENDAERLFYDIEMPLVPVLVNIERNGVLLDTEALKQSSVHFTAQMQRIEQEIYELAGETFNIASPKQVGEVLFDKLRIIEKAKKTKTGQYVTSEEVLESLRHKHPVVEKILEHRGLKKLLGTYIDALPQLINPRTGRVHTSFNQTVTSTGRLSSSNPNLQNIPIRDENGKEIRKAFIPDEGCLFFSADYSQIELRIMAHLSEDKNMIDAFLSNHDIHAATAAKIYKIDLKDVDSDMRRKAKTANFGIIYGISVFGLAERMNVDRKEAKELIDGYFETYPSVKAYMEKSIQIAQEKGYVETIFHRKRFLPDINSRNAVVRGYAERNAINAPIQGSAADIIKVAMARIYQRFQTEGIQAKMILQVHDELNFSVPVNEKERVEEIVIEEMEHAYRMHVPLKADCGWGKNWLEAH, via the coding sequence ATGGAGTCAGACAATAAATTATTTCTTTTAGACGCTTATGCACTGATATATCGGGCTTATTACGCCTTTATCAAGAATCCCAGAATCAACTCCAAAGGGTTCAATACTTCAGCTATCCTCGGATTTGTCAATACCCTCGAAGAGGTGCTGAAAAAGGAGAATCCGTCACATATAGGAGTAGCCTTCGACCCCTCCGGCCCTACCTTCCGCCACGAAGCTTTCGAGCAATACAAAGCCCAGCGTGAAGAAACTCCGGAAGCTATCCGCCTCTCCGTACCTATTATAAAGGATATCATCCACGCCTACCGCATCCCGATTCTGGAAGTGGCAGGATACGAAGCCGACGACGTGATCGGAACTCTCGCCACTGAAGCCGGACGTCAGGGCATCACCACCTATATGATGACTCCCGACAAAGACTACGGCCAGCTGGTGACAGACAACGTATTCATGTATCGCCCCAAACATACGGGAGGTTTTGAAGTGATGGGCATCGAAGAAGTGAAAGCAAAGTTCGATATCCAGTCGCCCGCACAAGTAATCGATATGCTCGGACTGATGGGCGATGCCTCCGACAATATCCCTGGTTGTCCCGGTGTCGGTGAAAAGACTGCCCAGAAACTAATCGCCGAATTCGGAAGTATCGAAAATCTGCTGGAACATACCGACCAACTGAAAGGAGCCTTGAAAACGAAAGTGGAAACCAATAAGGAATTGATTACTTTCTCCAAATTCCTTGCCACTATCAAAATCGATGTTCCTATCCAACTCGAAATGGACAAGCTCGTCCGCGAACAGGCAGACGAAGATTCACTCCGACAAATTTTTGAAGAACTGGAATTCCGGACACTGATCGACCGGGTACTGAAAAAAGAAAATTCTGCCGGCGGAGTAACAATGGCAACCGGAAGCAAAACGGCAACGGCCAAAAGTGCTCCCTCTCCTCTTCCACTTTTTCCCGAAGAAGGAGGAGCCATACAAGGCGATTTATTTGCGAATTTTACGGGCAATGAGGCAGGCGAAGCCAAAAAATCGAATCTAGAGACGTTAGAAACGCTTAATTGCGACTACCAACTCATTGATACAGAGAAGAAAAGAGCTGAAATCATTCAAAAGTTACTTACATCGAAAATTCTCTCGTTAGATACGGAGACTACAGGAACGGAACCAATGGACGCCGAACTAGTCGGAATGAGTTTCTCTATCACCGAAAATCAGGCTTTTTATGTGCCGGTCCCCGACAATCGTGAGGAAGCATTAAAAATCGTCAACGAATTCCGTCCGGTCTTCGAAAATGAGAACTCATTGAAAGTCGGACAAAATATCAAGTACGACATGATCGTTCTTGAAAATTACGGAGTGCAAGTGAAAGGTGCACTCTTTGATACGATGATCGCCCATTACGTTCTTCAACCGGAACTTCGTCATGGAATGGACTATCTGGCAGAAATCTATCTTCACTATCAGACCATCCACATCGACGAACTGATAGGTCCGAAAGGGAAGAACCAGAAAAACATGCGCGATCTCGACCCGAAGGATATCTACCGCTATGCCTGCGAAGATGCAGACGTAACACTAAAGCTCAAAAACGTCCTGGAGAAAGAACTGAAAGAGAACGATGCCGAACGTTTGTTTTATGATATCGAAATGCCGCTTGTACCCGTATTGGTTAATATAGAACGGAATGGGGTATTGCTGGATACGGAAGCGCTCAAACAATCGTCTGTTCATTTCACCGCTCAGATGCAACGCATCGAGCAGGAGATTTATGAACTGGCAGGCGAAACCTTCAATATCGCTTCGCCCAAACAAGTAGGCGAGGTACTGTTTGACAAACTAAGAATCATCGAAAAAGCGAAGAAGACCAAAACCGGTCAGTACGTCACTTCGGAAGAAGTGCTCGAAAGCCTTCGGCATAAACATCCCGTAGTAGAAAAGATTCTGGAACACCGCGGACTGAAGAAACTGCTAGGAACTTATATCGATGCACTTCCCCAACTGATCAACCCGCGCACGGGACGAGTACACACGTCTTTCAACCAGACCGTCACCTCTACCGGACGCCTCAGCTCCAGTAACCCGAATCTGCAGAATATTCCTATCCGCGACGAGAACGGCAAGGAAATCCGCAAGGCATTTATCCCTGACGAAGGCTGCCTGTTCTTCTCTGCCGACTATTCGCAGATAGAACTTCGTATCATGGCACATCTCAGCGAAGACAAGAATATGATCGACGCCTTCCTCAGCAATCATGATATCCACGCAGCTACAGCTGCCAAAATATATAAGATCGACCTGAAAGACGTAGACTCCGATATGCGACGCAAAGCGAAAACCGCCAACTTCGGTATCATCTACGGCATCTCCGTATTTGGCCTTGCAGAGCGAATGAACGTAGACCGGAAGGAAGCCAAAGAACTGATCGACGGCTATTTCGAAACTTATCCAAGCGTGAAAGCCTATATGGAGAAGAGTATCCAGATAGCTCAGGAGAAAGGGTATGTAGAAACGATTTTCCACCGGAAACGCTTCTTGCCGGACATTAACTCACGAAACGCCGTTGTACGCGGCTATGCCGAGCGAAACGCCATCAACGCACCGATTCAGGGAAGCGCCGCAGATATCATAAAGGTAGCAATGGCACGCATTTATCAGCGATTCCAGACAGAAGGCATACAAGCTAAAATGATATTGCAAGTACACGATGAATTGAACTTCAGCGTGCCCGTCAACGAAAAAGAACGTGTAGAAGAGATCGTTATTGAGGAAATGGAACACGCTTACCGTATGCACGTTCCCTTGAAAGCAGATTGCGGCTGGGGCAAGAACTGGCTCGAAGCACACTAA
- the uvrC gene encoding excinuclease ABC subunit UvrC, translating into MNTEPEAKTNEYLRGIVANLPEKPGVYQYLNTEGTIIYVGKAKNLKKRVYSYFSKEHEPGKTRVLVSKIADIRYIVVNTEEDALLLENNLIKKYKPRYNVLLKDDKTYPSICVQNEYFPRIFRTRKIIKNGSSYYGPYSHLPSMYAVLDLIKHLYPLRTCNLNLSPENIRAGKFKVCLEYHIKKCAGPCVGLQSHEDYLKNIDEIKEILKGNTQDISRMLVEKMQELANEMKFEEAQKIKEKYLLIENYRSKSEVVSSVLHNIDVFSIEEDDSNSAFVNYLHITNGAINQAFTFEYKKKLNESKEELLTLGIIEMRERYKSHSREIIVPFELDLELNNVVFTVPQRGDKKKLLDLSILNVKQYKADRLKQAEKLNPEQRSMRLLKEIQNELHLDKPPLQIECFDNSNIQGSDAVAACVVFKKAKPSKKDYRKYNIKTVVGPDDYASMKEVVRRRYQRAIEENSPLPDLIITDGGKGQMEVVREVIEDELHLNIPIAGLAKDNKHRTSELLFGFPAQTIGIKQQSSLFRLLTQIQDEVHRFAITFHRDKRSKRQVASALDSIKGIGEKTKTALLKEFKSVKRIKEASLEEIAKVIGEVKAQTVKKGLSNE; encoded by the coding sequence ATGAATACAGAACCGGAAGCCAAAACGAATGAATATCTGAGAGGTATTGTAGCCAACCTGCCCGAAAAGCCGGGAGTCTATCAGTATCTGAACACAGAAGGGACTATTATATACGTTGGAAAGGCTAAAAACCTAAAAAAAAGGGTATATTCTTACTTCAGCAAAGAGCATGAACCCGGCAAGACACGAGTATTGGTCAGCAAGATTGCCGATATCCGTTACATCGTTGTTAACACCGAAGAAGATGCATTATTGCTGGAAAACAATCTGATCAAGAAATATAAGCCCCGCTACAATGTATTGCTGAAGGACGACAAGACCTACCCTTCCATCTGCGTGCAGAATGAATACTTTCCACGCATTTTCAGGACTCGAAAGATTATCAAAAACGGTTCTTCTTATTATGGTCCCTACAGCCACCTTCCTTCGATGTATGCGGTGCTCGACCTGATCAAGCATCTATACCCGTTGCGTACCTGCAATCTGAACCTTTCTCCGGAGAACATACGGGCGGGAAAGTTCAAGGTTTGTCTGGAGTATCACATCAAGAAGTGCGCCGGACCATGCGTTGGACTGCAATCGCACGAGGATTATCTGAAGAACATCGATGAAATCAAAGAGATTTTGAAAGGAAATACGCAGGATATTAGCCGTATGCTGGTAGAAAAGATGCAGGAACTGGCCAATGAAATGAAGTTTGAAGAGGCTCAGAAGATTAAGGAGAAGTATCTGCTGATAGAGAATTACCGGTCTAAATCGGAGGTAGTAAGTTCTGTCCTGCACAATATCGACGTCTTTTCCATCGAAGAAGACGATTCAAATTCGGCTTTCGTCAACTATCTGCACATCACCAATGGCGCCATCAATCAGGCATTCACCTTTGAGTACAAGAAGAAGCTAAATGAATCGAAAGAAGAGTTACTGACGCTAGGCATTATTGAAATGCGGGAGCGCTACAAGAGCCATTCACGGGAGATTATTGTTCCTTTCGAACTTGATCTGGAGTTGAATAATGTCGTTTTCACCGTTCCTCAAAGGGGAGATAAGAAAAAACTGCTCGATCTTTCTATCCTAAATGTGAAGCAATATAAGGCCGACCGATTGAAACAAGCCGAGAAACTGAACCCGGAGCAGCGCAGTATGCGTCTGCTGAAAGAAATACAAAACGAACTGCATTTAGACAAGCCACCTTTGCAGATTGAATGTTTCGATAACTCGAATATACAAGGATCGGATGCCGTAGCTGCCTGCGTAGTATTCAAAAAGGCGAAACCATCGAAGAAAGATTACCGTAAATACAATATTAAGACGGTCGTGGGACCGGATGATTACGCTTCCATGAAAGAGGTGGTCAGACGACGTTATCAGCGCGCCATTGAAGAAAATTCTCCCCTTCCCGACCTGATTATTACCGATGGTGGTAAAGGACAAATGGAAGTCGTCAGAGAAGTAATCGAGGATGAACTGCATCTGAATATTCCGATTGCCGGTTTGGCTAAGGATAATAAGCATCGCACGTCAGAGCTACTTTTCGGGTTTCCCGCACAGACGATTGGGATCAAACAACAAAGTTCTTTATTCCGTCTGCTGACGCAGATTCAGGATGAAGTACACCGTTTTGCGATTACTTTCCACCGCGACAAGCGCAGCAAGCGACAGGTCGCATCGGCTCTGGATAGCATTAAAGGGATTGGAGAAAAGACAAAAACAGCCCTATTGAAGGAGTTTAAAAGCGTAAAACGAATCAAAGAGGCATCCCTTGAAGAAATCGCAAAGGTCATAGGAGAAGTGAAGGCTCAGACTGTAAAAAAAGGGTTAAGCAACGAATAG
- a CDS encoding adenine phosphoribosyltransferase, giving the protein MIMSKETLIKSIREIPDFPIPGILFYDVTTLFKDPWCLQELSNIMFEMYKDKGITKVVGIESRGFIMGPILATRLNAGFIPIRKPGKLPAEVIEESYDKEYGTDTVQIHKDALDENDVVLLHDDLLATGGTMKAACELVKKLKPKKVYVNFIIELKDLNGKSVFGDDVEVESVLTL; this is encoded by the coding sequence ATGATTATGAGCAAAGAAACGCTAATTAAAAGCATCCGGGAAATTCCCGATTTTCCGATCCCCGGAATCCTTTTCTACGATGTCACCACCCTGTTTAAAGACCCTTGGTGCTTGCAAGAATTATCGAACATCATGTTCGAAATGTACAAGGATAAAGGTATCACCAAAGTAGTAGGTATAGAATCCAGAGGATTCATCATGGGGCCTATCCTAGCTACCCGACTGAACGCAGGTTTTATTCCTATCCGCAAGCCGGGCAAACTTCCCGCAGAGGTGATCGAAGAAAGCTACGACAAAGAATATGGCACGGACACTGTGCAGATTCATAAGGACGCACTCGATGAAAACGACGTAGTTTTACTACACGACGACCTGCTGGCAACGGGAGGAACTATGAAAGCAGCCTGCGAACTGGTGAAGAAACTGAAGCCTAAAAAGGTATATGTAAACTTCATTATCGAATTGAAAGACCTGAATGGCAAATCCGTATTCGGAGATGACGTAGAAGTAGAATCCGTATTGACTTTATAA
- the deoC gene encoding deoxyribose-phosphate aldolase — MEENSSQSNKYDAALAKYNTNLSDADIQARVADLIEKKVPENNTEEVKKLLFNCIDLTTLNSTDSDESVMHFTEKVNEFDNEFPDMKNVAAICVYPNFADIVKNTLQVDGINIACVSGGFPSSQTFIEVKVAETALAIADGADEIDIVISIGKFLSGDYETMCEEIQELKEVCKERHLKVILETGALKTASNIKKASILSMYSGADFIKTSTGKQQPAATPEAAYVMCEAIKEYYQKTNNKIGFKPAGGINTVHDAIIYYTIVKEILGEEWLNNRLFRLGTSRLANLLLSDIKGEEIKFF, encoded by the coding sequence ATGGAAGAGAATAGCTCACAATCCAACAAGTATGATGCCGCATTGGCAAAGTATAACACCAATCTGAGCGATGCAGACATACAGGCTCGGGTGGCTGACCTGATTGAAAAGAAAGTGCCGGAAAACAATACGGAAGAAGTCAAGAAACTCCTGTTCAACTGCATCGACCTGACCACGCTGAACAGCACGGACAGCGATGAAAGCGTGATGCATTTCACCGAAAAAGTGAATGAGTTCGACAATGAATTCCCCGATATGAAGAACGTCGCTGCCATCTGCGTATACCCCAATTTCGCGGATATTGTAAAGAATACACTGCAAGTAGATGGCATCAATATCGCTTGTGTTTCGGGCGGGTTCCCTTCTTCTCAGACTTTCATCGAAGTGAAAGTAGCGGAAACGGCACTGGCTATCGCTGACGGTGCGGACGAAATAGATATTGTTATCTCTATCGGTAAATTCCTGAGCGGTGACTACGAAACAATGTGCGAAGAAATTCAGGAATTAAAAGAAGTCTGCAAGGAACGCCACCTCAAGGTAATCCTCGAGACAGGTGCTTTGAAAACCGCCTCCAACATCAAGAAAGCCTCTATCCTATCCATGTATTCGGGTGCAGATTTCATCAAGACATCGACCGGAAAGCAACAGCCTGCCGCTACCCCGGAAGCCGCTTATGTGATGTGCGAAGCTATCAAGGAGTACTATCAAAAAACAAACAACAAGATCGGCTTCAAACCGGCAGGAGGCATCAACACCGTCCATGATGCAATCATTTATTACACTATTGTGAAAGAAATATTAGGCGAAGAATGGCTGAACAACCGATTGTTCCGTCTGGGTACCAGTCGTTTGGCCAATTTGCTTCTCTCCGATATCAAGGGCGAAGAGATCAAATTCTTCTAA
- the dtd gene encoding D-aminoacyl-tRNA deacylase produces the protein MRIVVQRVSHASVTIEGQCKSSIGKGMLILVGIEESDGQEDIDWLCKKIVNLRIFDDESGVMNKSILEDGGEILVISQFTLHASTKKGNRPSYIKAAKPEISVPLYERFCKDLSRALGKEIGTGTFGADMKVELLNDGPVTICMDTKNKE, from the coding sequence ATGAGAATAGTTGTACAACGAGTAAGCCACGCATCAGTAACCATCGAAGGACAGTGCAAGTCTTCCATTGGAAAAGGGATGCTGATATTAGTCGGCATTGAAGAATCCGACGGACAGGAAGATATAGACTGGCTCTGCAAAAAGATAGTAAATCTGCGTATTTTTGACGATGAAAGCGGAGTAATGAACAAGTCGATCCTGGAAGATGGAGGTGAAATTCTGGTCATCAGTCAGTTCACGTTGCACGCTTCTACCAAGAAGGGCAACCGTCCGTCATACATCAAAGCCGCCAAGCCGGAGATATCTGTCCCACTCTACGAACGGTTCTGCAAAGACCTGAGCAGGGCGCTGGGAAAAGAAATCGGCACAGGAACTTTCGGAGCGGACATGAAAGTTGAACTTTTAAATGACGGTCCTGTTACTATATGTATGGACACCAAAAATAAAGAGTAA
- a CDS encoding nucleotide pyrophosphohydrolase, with protein sequence MTLEEAQKEVDKWIKTYGVRYFSELTNMAVLTEEVGELARVMARKYGDQSFKEGEKDNLDEEIADILWVLLCIANQTGVDITKAFRESLEKKTKRDNKRHINNPKLNDHGRE encoded by the coding sequence ATGACCCTGGAAGAAGCTCAAAAAGAAGTAGACAAATGGATAAAGACATACGGTGTCCGCTACTTCAGCGAATTGACAAATATGGCCGTACTGACTGAAGAAGTCGGAGAATTAGCCCGTGTCATGGCCCGCAAATACGGCGACCAGTCTTTCAAAGAAGGCGAGAAAGACAACCTTGACGAAGAAATAGCAGACATCTTATGGGTGCTCCTGTGTATCGCCAACCAGACAGGCGTAGACATCACCAAAGCCTTCAGGGAAAGCCTGGAAAAGAAAACGAAACGAGATAATAAAAGACATATCAATAACCCAAAACTGAACGATCATGGAAGAGAATAG
- a CDS encoding DUF1266 domain-containing protein, which translates to MKSHTKNLRFNHNPLNLILGTRKKQGLRIGYMEAALDGFYLNCMETGVHPEKLSKLLSDKFHCTDAISSCQLFLFLINEGDRASYSIMVPYLLSTENLNQFENTIRERFYGVDRFIQQGRNLYKFKEYIEERGEPIVWINDLERGVIGWDMAQVVGLARAAKDCGYITKEQAWEYIEQASTLCSEILRTPEEIDKSFLIGGAMKSNKIEDWEELILCYSLLRNSGE; encoded by the coding sequence ATGAAGTCACACACAAAGAACTTACGTTTTAACCATAACCCCTTAAATCTGATACTCGGCACCAGAAAGAAACAAGGTCTGCGCATCGGTTATATGGAGGCTGCACTGGATGGCTTCTATCTTAACTGTATGGAAACCGGAGTACACCCGGAAAAACTAAGTAAACTATTATCAGATAAGTTCCATTGCACAGATGCAATTTCTTCCTGCCAGCTATTCCTATTCCTCATCAACGAAGGCGACAGAGCCTCCTATTCTATTATGGTCCCCTATTTACTCTCTACCGAAAACCTAAACCAGTTTGAAAACACCATCCGCGAACGCTTCTACGGAGTAGACCGATTCATTCAACAGGGCAGAAATCTATACAAATTCAAAGAGTATATAGAAGAAAGAGGAGAGCCGATTGTATGGATTAACGACTTAGAGAGAGGAGTGATCGGATGGGATATGGCACAAGTTGTCGGGCTGGCCCGGGCTGCCAAAGACTGCGGCTACATCACCAAAGAACAAGCATGGGAATACATCGAACAGGCGAGCACGTTATGTTCCGAAATCCTCCGCACACCGGAAGAAATAGACAAAAGTTTCCTCATCGGAGGAGCGATGAAATCGAATAAAATTGAAGATTGGGAGGAATTAATCCTGTGTTACTCTCTGCTCAGGAACAGTGGGGAGTAG